The Mauremys mutica isolate MM-2020 ecotype Southern chromosome 1, ASM2049712v1, whole genome shotgun sequence genome has a segment encoding these proteins:
- the PMCH gene encoding pro-MCH, whose protein sequence is MHISSYMLILIFSLFSQGFLLSVSKSMRKVEDDDMILNALNIGKALWNGGKTEKTETTPTLEHYKMEDSSFLDEEEDRNPKFLNIGSKHNFISHGSPLNLGIKQLPYLALKGSMAFPADTEIQTIESIQERRETGDEENSAKFPIGRRDFDSVCWEESIDLVGKFENCWPPL, encoded by the exons ATGCATATTTCATCCTATATGTTAATACtaatcttctctctcttttctcaagGTTTTTTACTTTCAGTTTCGAAGTCTATGCGAAAGGTAGAAGATGATGATATGATACTAAATGCGCTCAATATAGGAAAAGCTCTTTGGAATGGAGGTAAAACAGAGAAGACAGAGACTACACCTACTCTTGAGCACTACAAGATGGAGGACAGCAGCTTTCTGGATGAAGAGGAAGACAGAAACCCAAAATTCTTA AATATAGGTTCCAAACACAATTTCATAAGCCATGGTTCGCCACTGAACCTAGGTATAAAACAGCTACCTTATCTTGCATTGAAAGGATCTATGGCTTTTCCAGCTGACACTGAAATTCAGACTATTGAATCAATACAGGAAAGGCGAGAGACCGGGGATGAAGAAAACTCAGCTAAATTTCCTATAGGAAGGAGAGATTTTGACA GTGTATGTTGGGAAGAGTCTATCGACCTTGTTGGCAAGTTTGAAAACTGTTGGCCTCCTCTCTAA